From the Exiguobacterium aurantiacum genome, one window contains:
- a CDS encoding deoxynucleoside kinase, translated as MTLNEKYNIPNDTIITIGGMVGIGKSTITNSLADALNFRTSLEKVDTNPYLDKFYHDFERWSFHLQIYFLAERFKEQKKIFQYGGGFIQDRSIYEDTGIFAKMHYEKGTMSPTDYETYSSLFEAMVLTPFFPHPDLLIYLEGSFEQVLDRIQMRGREMEQQTPITYWEEMYARYTEWINNFNLCPVLRLSIEEYDLINDPNSVELILEKIEKQLTIAREAKVR; from the coding sequence ATGACGCTGAATGAAAAATATAACATTCCGAATGACACGATCATCACGATCGGTGGAATGGTCGGAATCGGTAAATCGACAATCACGAATTCACTTGCCGACGCCCTCAACTTCCGCACTTCACTCGAGAAAGTAGATACGAACCCTTATCTCGATAAATTCTATCATGACTTCGAGCGTTGGAGCTTCCACCTTCAAATCTATTTCTTGGCTGAACGCTTCAAAGAGCAGAAGAAAATTTTCCAATACGGCGGCGGCTTCATCCAAGACCGCTCGATTTATGAAGATACAGGCATCTTCGCCAAAATGCACTACGAAAAAGGGACGATGTCTCCAACCGACTACGAGACGTACTCGAGTTTGTTTGAAGCGATGGTGCTGACACCGTTCTTCCCGCACCCTGACTTGCTCATCTATCTCGAAGGTTCGTTCGAGCAAGTGCTCGACCGCATCCAAATGCGCGGACGTGAGATGGAGCAACAAACACCAATCACGTATTGGGAAGAAATGTACGCGCGCTACACGGAGTGGATCAACAACTTCAATCTTTGCCCGGTACTTCGTCTCTCAATCGAAGAGTATGACTTGATTAACGACCCAAACTCGGTCGAACTCATCCTTGAGAAAATCGAGAAACAATTGACGATTGCTCGCGAAGCGAAAGTCAGATAA
- a CDS encoding deoxynucleoside kinase, with translation MFITVEGPIGVGKTSLAHIISQHFSMQMLNEIVEENPFLGKFYEDIDEWSFQTEMFFLCNRFKQLDDIHKHHLSQQQSVVSDYHIFKNLIFAHRSLRPAHLNKYEQIYKILTHDMPKPDVVIYLHASIETLMKRVALRGREVEENMSRDYLEQLARDYETFIESYRATHPEVTILSFSGDELDFVQNPDDLTHVLATIERELELTKGAQIK, from the coding sequence ATGTTTATAACGGTAGAGGGACCGATTGGTGTCGGGAAAACGTCACTGGCCCATATCATCAGTCAGCACTTTTCAATGCAGATGCTGAATGAAATTGTAGAAGAGAATCCGTTTCTCGGCAAGTTTTATGAAGATATCGACGAATGGAGCTTCCAAACGGAGATGTTCTTCCTTTGCAATCGCTTCAAGCAACTAGACGATATCCACAAACACCACTTGAGTCAACAGCAATCCGTCGTTTCGGACTATCATATTTTCAAGAACTTGATTTTTGCCCACCGTTCCCTGAGACCCGCTCATTTGAACAAATACGAGCAAATTTATAAGATTTTGACACACGATATGCCAAAGCCTGATGTCGTCATCTACTTACACGCCAGCATCGAGACGTTGATGAAACGCGTCGCTTTGCGTGGACGTGAAGTAGAAGAGAATATGTCTCGTGACTACCTCGAACAGCTCGCCCGGGATTATGAAACGTTCATCGAATCATACCGCGCGACACACCCCGAAGTGACGATTCTTTCGTTTAGCGGCGACGAGCTCGACTTCGTCCAAAACCCGGATGATTTGACGCACGTCCTCGCAACGATCGAACGTGAATTAGAATTGACTAAAGGAGCACAAATCAAATGA
- the tadA gene encoding tRNA adenosine(34) deaminase TadA, with the protein MERDERFMRLAIEEARKAEAIGEVPIGCVIVKDDKVIAVGHNRRETDLLAAAHAEMIAIEQANRTLGNWRLEDCELFVTLEPCPMCAGAIVLSRVKRVIFGAHDPKGGCCGTLMNLVQDERFNHQAEVTENVLAEECGELLTVFFRNLRERKKQARLEQRGCNPSD; encoded by the coding sequence ATGGAACGAGATGAACGATTTATGAGGCTCGCCATTGAAGAGGCAAGGAAGGCGGAAGCAATCGGCGAAGTCCCGATCGGATGCGTAATCGTAAAAGATGATAAGGTCATTGCCGTCGGCCATAATCGCCGAGAAACCGACTTGTTGGCAGCGGCACATGCCGAAATGATTGCGATTGAACAGGCGAACCGGACGCTCGGCAACTGGCGTTTAGAGGACTGCGAACTGTTCGTCACGTTAGAGCCTTGTCCGATGTGTGCAGGGGCCATCGTGCTGTCTCGTGTGAAGCGTGTCATCTTTGGCGCCCACGATCCGAAAGGCGGATGTTGCGGGACGCTCATGAACCTTGTTCAAGACGAACGCTTCAACCACCAAGCCGAAGTAACTGAAAATGTTTTAGCAGAAGAGTGTGGCGAGTTGCTGACGGTGTTCTTCCGAAACCTTAGAGAACGGAAGAAGCAGGCGCGGCTTGAACAGAGAGGTTGCAACCCATCTGATTAA
- the dnaX gene encoding DNA polymerase III subunit gamma/tau — protein MAYQALYRVYRPQSFQEVVGQVHITRTIQNALLEERMSHAYLFSGPRGTGKTSLAKIIAKAINCETAPTREPCNTCPTCIAITEGTSPDVFEIDAASNNGVDEIREIRDKVKYPPSQARFKVYIIDEVHMLSTGAFNALLKTLEEPPAHAIFILATTEPHKIPATIISRCQRFDVKRHEVGQLQTRMAYILNDQDYDYDPEALKLIARAADGGMRDALSLLDQALAFSDGRLTEDAVLEVTGAVTDDALLDMAYGLQQKQLDQILSTLETMLREGKDLKRFIEDLVFVHRDALLLKASPQAVDLLERARPTETFRQFVEATSTDELFQVIEELNDCQQQMRLSNHPKVLVELTFIRIAEQGRTMTEQMKQLQEQVRELSRELSEVKKTGVPAAEATAEKPKVAKRTQIRVPKERIRQLLQRAERQHLNAIRDSWEDIMGNIRTQDGPIFALFYESEAVLCASDTLLVQFKDGMTWHYEQVSSNGRTRDVIEQALFEVTGIRREIMAVLETDWVELKNEFILRKQAERSDHNEEEVVEEDPLVSKAVERFGDVVEIEEV, from the coding sequence ATGGCGTATCAAGCGTTGTATCGGGTCTATCGTCCACAGTCGTTCCAAGAGGTTGTCGGTCAAGTTCATATTACACGCACGATTCAAAATGCGTTACTTGAGGAACGGATGTCACATGCCTATTTGTTCTCGGGTCCACGAGGGACCGGAAAGACAAGTTTGGCCAAAATCATCGCCAAAGCCATCAACTGCGAGACGGCGCCTACGCGTGAACCGTGTAATACGTGCCCGACTTGTATCGCAATCACGGAAGGGACGAGCCCGGACGTATTCGAGATTGATGCTGCTTCAAATAACGGGGTCGACGAGATTCGAGAAATTCGGGATAAGGTCAAGTATCCGCCTTCTCAAGCTCGCTTCAAAGTGTACATCATTGATGAAGTGCACATGCTTTCGACAGGGGCGTTCAACGCCTTATTGAAAACGTTGGAAGAACCGCCAGCGCATGCCATCTTTATTTTGGCGACGACAGAGCCTCATAAAATTCCGGCGACCATCATCTCGCGTTGTCAGCGCTTTGATGTGAAACGGCATGAAGTCGGACAATTGCAAACACGTATGGCATATATCTTGAACGATCAAGATTATGACTATGATCCAGAGGCGCTCAAGCTGATTGCCCGTGCTGCCGACGGTGGGATGCGCGATGCACTCAGCCTACTCGATCAAGCGCTCGCTTTTAGCGATGGTCGTTTGACGGAAGATGCTGTGCTAGAAGTGACAGGCGCGGTGACGGATGATGCCCTGCTCGATATGGCTTACGGCTTGCAACAAAAGCAACTCGATCAAATTTTAAGTACGTTAGAGACGATGCTTCGGGAAGGTAAGGATTTGAAGCGATTCATTGAAGATCTCGTATTCGTTCATCGTGATGCCTTACTATTAAAGGCTTCACCGCAAGCGGTTGATTTACTAGAACGTGCCCGTCCGACAGAGACATTCCGACAATTTGTTGAAGCGACGTCGACGGATGAACTGTTCCAAGTAATCGAAGAGTTGAATGATTGCCAGCAACAGATGCGGCTATCGAATCATCCGAAGGTTTTGGTAGAGTTAACGTTTATCCGTATCGCTGAACAAGGGCGGACGATGACAGAGCAGATGAAACAACTTCAAGAGCAAGTCCGTGAGCTGAGTCGCGAATTGAGCGAGGTTAAAAAGACAGGAGTTCCTGCCGCAGAAGCGACAGCTGAGAAACCTAAAGTTGCCAAACGGACCCAGATTCGGGTCCCGAAAGAACGAATTCGTCAGTTGTTGCAACGAGCGGAACGACAGCATCTAAATGCGATCCGTGATAGCTGGGAAGATATCATGGGAAATATTCGTACGCAGGATGGTCCAATTTTTGCACTGTTCTATGAGAGTGAAGCTGTGCTTTGTGCTAGTGACACCTTACTGGTACAATTTAAAGATGGGATGACGTGGCATTACGAGCAGGTTAGCTCGAACGGTCGCACGCGAGATGTGATTGAACAAGCCTTGTTTGAGGTGACGGGAATTCGTCGAGAAATCATGGCTGTACTGGAGACCGATTGGGTTGAGTTGAAGAATGAGTTCATCCTTCGTAAACAAGCTGAACGTTCGGATCATAATGAAGAGGAAGTGGTTGAAGAAGATCCACTTGTCTCAAAGGCCGTCGAGCGTTTCGGTGACGTCGTTGAAATTGAAGAAGTATAA
- a CDS encoding YbaB/EbfC family nucleoid-associated protein yields the protein MRGMGNMNNMMKQMQKMQKDMAKAQEELKDLTVEGTAGGGMVKVVVSGHKEVLDVIIAEDAVDPDDVEMLQDLVLAAVNDGMKQADQLVNDKMGRFTQGMNLPGF from the coding sequence ATGCGTGGAATGGGAAACATGAATAACATGATGAAGCAAATGCAGAAAATGCAAAAAGATATGGCGAAAGCTCAAGAAGAACTGAAAGACTTAACTGTTGAAGGTACGGCAGGAGGCGGCATGGTAAAAGTCGTCGTCAGTGGACATAAAGAAGTACTAGATGTCATCATCGCTGAAGATGCTGTTGATCCAGATGACGTCGAAATGTTGCAGGATCTTGTGTTAGCAGCGGTTAACGATGGGATGAAGCAAGCTGATCAACTCGTTAATGACAAAATGGGACGTTTCACGCAAGGGATGAACCTTCCAGGCTTTTAA
- the recR gene encoding recombination mediator RecR translates to MQYPEAIGRLIESFTKLPGIGPKTAIRLAFHVLDMEEDDVLTFAKALVSAKRDIKYCTVCGHITDVDPCAICTDSHRDETVVCVVQDSRDVIAMEKMREYRGKYHVLHGAISPMEGIGPEDINVSSLLTRLQENEAISEVILATNPNIEGEATSMYLSRLLKPTGIRVTRLAHGLPVGGDLEYADEVTLSRAMEGRREL, encoded by the coding sequence TTGCAATACCCTGAAGCGATCGGACGTTTGATTGAAAGCTTTACCAAATTGCCGGGCATTGGTCCGAAAACTGCCATACGTCTAGCGTTCCACGTGTTAGATATGGAAGAAGACGATGTGTTGACGTTCGCTAAAGCGCTTGTTAGTGCTAAGCGTGATATTAAATATTGTACGGTATGCGGACACATTACAGATGTTGATCCATGCGCAATTTGTACGGATTCTCATCGTGATGAGACGGTAGTCTGTGTTGTTCAAGATTCTAGAGATGTGATTGCGATGGAGAAGATGCGGGAGTATCGTGGGAAGTACCATGTCTTGCATGGGGCGATTAGTCCAATGGAAGGTATTGGTCCTGAGGATATTAACGTGTCGAGTTTGTTGACGCGTCTTCAAGAGAACGAAGCGATCAGTGAAGTGATTTTGGCCACTAATCCAAACATCGAAGGGGAAGCGACTTCAATGTATTTGTCCCGACTCTTAAAACCGACTGGAATTCGCGTAACGCGTCTTGCGCACGGTTTACCTGTAGGCGGCGATTTGGAATACGCGGATGAAGTGACTTTATCAAGAGCGATGGAAGGTAGACGCGAACTATGA
- a CDS encoding YaaL family protein has protein sequence MRWFRKPLRDGYDQRFLSELLDAKAKYESKRHILEVSIEDTGELAAQVKQAEALYFFYLKEAKQRKVSLSNLRS, from the coding sequence ATGAGATGGTTTCGCAAACCTCTCCGAGATGGGTATGACCAACGATTCTTGTCAGAACTATTAGATGCTAAGGCGAAGTACGAATCGAAACGTCACATACTTGAAGTGAGCATCGAAGACACCGGGGAATTAGCAGCACAGGTTAAACAAGCGGAGGCATTGTATTTCTTTTATTTAAAAGAGGCAAAGCAACGCAAGGTTTCACTTTCGAACTTAAGATCGTAA